The nucleotide sequence TAAGTTAGCcaggaaagtaattttttttaaggttgtGCACTTacacaaaagcagcagcacatGTGCTTTGCTTAAATGGCACCTTTCACTTCCCTCTTTGGCTTAAGTGGGAGTATTTAAATACACAAACTAACCCTGTAAAACAAGttccaacaaaatatttttgatacatcttctcctcccccaaacgcttatttaaaaaacagcatcAATGTGCATGTTAGACAAAAAGATCCAAGTCCATACAACAAGAGAGTCTCAGTCCATGACTTTGTTCATTCATTTTCTCCAGTAACAAAAAGGTGCACGTTTTTCTTAGACTGCAGCATCTGAGCAGCACGATCTACACCTACCACAGCAGCCAACTTCTGAGCATCATACTTTGAATAGAGAACAGTACAAGTCCAAGTAGCTTCCTCTCCACTGGCTGTGGCTGTCAGCATATTACAAACCTCACTGTAGAAATGGGGGTAGGTCGGTAACTCATAGAAAATGAGATTTCTGATGCCCCTTATTAGGTATCTGAATTAGAGAAAAATACCATTGTCACAATCTTGTATTCTGCAATCTGATTTCAGAAACTCTTTATTTACACTGTCCATTTATGAAAGTTACATAGTAAATTAAGGACTCAATCCTGTGAGCTCTCCCAATTccctgacttcaactggagttaaGTGCACTCAGCCTCTTCCATGACTGAGCTCCAATGCTACATCCACTGATGtatgggagtcttgccattgaatTAAACAGAAACAGAATTTAGAGCTTAATCCTGCTAGGTATTGGGCacctcctgaaaggtgctgagcaccatcaactcccactgaactcaaactTTTTGGATTTAATCCTAATGCAGTAAAACTTGGTCAAACTAAGGCCCTGGGTCCTGTAAAGGGATTCACGTGGGTAGTGTGCCCCAGTGGTGTccaaattaaaccagtgcaattcaTTGGGGTTGCACAAATCCACTCACACAGATCCCTTTTCTGGCTATGAGCTTAAATTTAGATAATAGTTTTTTTTGGCTCCGTCTCCCCTCCGACATACATCACTGAAATAAAATCCAAATCCCCTTTAGCAATACATTAGGAATTACCAGAGGAGTAGAATGTAGACTTGTTTAAGTGTCTGATCGCTTAAAATGCTTTTACAACATCCAAGGATGTAACAGCCAAAAGACTGTTGGAATCTTGGAACAATCTTACGCATGTGCTAGTCAGAACAAAAACTGGTTAAGAACCGGGATTTTCCGTTCTACAgaaaattccaacatttcaaaataagaTTTGTTCTCAGTCAGAATGAATAACCGAAATgtcatgcaaaaagaaaattaaaactgattcagaatcatcaaaatgttttattttgagcAATGTTatgcatttttacttttttccattgaaaatttcatcaaaattgataTCAAATGTTGCACAGGAAAGTTTAGACTAAACAGCATTTTCAAACAGAAAACTATTCCATCAAAAAAACCTGATCAGCTGTAGTCAGGACAAAGCACTTTTTCTGAATGGCCTTGATTTGTCACTTACACATCTGGCCTTTTTGCTCCTTCTTTAAAATCCAGCATTAACTTAGTTTAATGCTTTTTCCTAGACTATtgtggagaggaagggagaagaaaCCAACTACAGAAATACCcaaaatgtatatattaaaacCCAAAAAGAGATACCCTGGAAAGCTGTCACACTACCAGCCTAAGCACTCTACGTGCTGTAAGAGTCACCATACAATTTACTGCACCAAAGAGAGGACTGGAGAATCGGAAACTCCGGAGTTCTAAACCTGGCTCCGCTATAATTTCCTTCGGGagggccttgggcaagtcttttaacctccctgcctcagtttcccaaatgTGCAAAATGTTAATATTAATCGTTATCTCTCTGCCACATAGGGAACTTATGGAGAACGAGTGAATAGTTGTAAAGCACTTGAAAGatgcagggccaaattctgaatttGATGTAAGTCTACGTCAATTCCAACCCTGTTCACTTTGGCCCCTAAAATGCTAAGTATCACCGTTTCAAGAGTGTTCCTTAGAATATGGGTTTAAACCAGAAAAGCTATAGTCTAAAGGGGCAAAAAGGCTagagttggggggaagggagagaatgctcaaaccaacaacaaaaaacccaacacactCTGCTGGATGATTTGTATTACTGAAAATAGCAAGACCCTTCTACTCAGATAATGGATGTTGATGGCTCTGCGATACTGTAAAATTCAAAGGATACAGGATGTGAATGTTTCAGGTCAATTTATGGTCATAAAGCTTATGTTTTCACTGCCTTTTTTTAAGATGAGATTTTCAAGCTAGTCTACATCCTGCTGTACAGAGATTGGAAATTCATGTGGGGACATTCTTCTTGAGGAAATGCTGGGTCGCACTGAGCAGCTGTAGGTGCTCTTCTGAATGTAATTTAGCAGAGACCCTAACCCTGACTTATGCTCAATAAGGATCCTATAACTTTTACGCAAGGTCAGTTTCATCAGCTTCTAGGCTCCTAGCAGAATCCTACTTTTGTAATTTCGGGCTGCCTTACTAAATTCCACAGTTTCAAGTAGAAAAAACTTACTATGGGCCCCCTAAAAACTCTCTTAGTAGTGTTGCTGTCACGGAACAAATGCCATGTTCTTTTCCAGAGGTGAAAGGAATTATCCCAACACAGATGCAGACTGTGATGACTATGAGGACAAATCGGGATGGTGGTGTGTTCCTGCAGATGTCAGTGGGGAGTTGGGTGCATTTACCAACTCCCAACATTGAACCCTATACAGTATTTAatgtattattaaatatttaagggaatatttgccatttttgtttgtgttaataTTTCATGAGTCTCCTACTTCAATCTAAGGATTCTTCAAACAGGTTACACTGATTCATGCACCAGACCACCACCACTCATCCATTACTGCTAGTTTGAGGCTAGCATATCCCAAGGGCAAGGCTTTGCCTTCAGATTTCCATATGTGCATCtcaaagcagaatctggcccatggctTACCTTTTGTAAAAGTGGAAGCGTTCAGTGAAGATTAAGAACTGCTTCTCTCCCTTGAGGAAGAATTGTCTTGCTCTGGAGATACCAGATCTTTTGGTGTATTCACAGATGTGTGTAAAATTCAGCTCTTCCTTCTTGAAGTAATTTCGAAGACGCACATAGTCGAAATATGATGGAATGTAAATGAGTGTATGTGACATGATTGCATCACgatactcaggcaaaactttgTCAATGAAGAACTGAAACCTGGGTTAAGAAAATGCATATGAATATTATCCTGAGTCAATACCCATCTTTCCAACATGTAAATGAGCTTTCTtaagaatgggggtggggaaaaaaaggggaagaacCCTTaccaaaaatacaaaacaaaacaaaaaccaaccaccaccacacaaaaaaccaccaacctcctccccccccacataacCCCCAAGCATTATTCTGTGtcacagtcaaaaaaaaaaaaaaaaaaaatctttaaactgACCAAGGTTTCCAGACTTGAGAAGGGCTAAATACAAAGGTACATCAGTGTGGCAAGGGTTCTATGATGTTGTTTATAATCTTTACAAAGAAAATTGCAGGGAGCGAGGACTAGGGGAGAGAAAAGTACCAGTGCATTTATTTGACTGCAGTATCTAACCCGCATCTGATGAGCAATAAGAGCGCACATTACTATTtaccatttcattatttttaggTACACCAGCCCTGTGGGCCCTAGAGTACACTATACTGGACTAGGCACTGGGGCATAGCAGAATAGTTTGGGTGACAGATTACCTTTCATCTATTACAGAAACAGAactttcagcttccagccttCGGAAGACATGAGGAAGCTGTACTACAACATGGCTAATGGAGCCAATCGAGGGTACGTTCCTTACGGCTACCTGCAGAGGGTTAAGTCAAGCAGTTAGAGAAGCAGTGAAACATAAATGGTGTTTAAAAAGCCTTCACATTCTAATCAGTTTCATTTGATGACATACTCCTTCAGGCAACAAACGAGGCTGTTTTGAACAAGTCAATAGAGAACTACTGCCAGCACTACTTCCACACAGAATCTGAGTAACTATACATGACATGGCAACTAGGAGGATATGGGAGTGGGAACTAACTCACTGCTTTCTGTATGCCTTTTGCTCATCTTGGACAATGAAAACTGTCCAgtcattttcactttctggttctcatggaTTAGTACAATGTTACAGTGTTTGGCTTGCAAGCAAGTTAGAGGGAATGTAACAtgtaaacaaaaattccattgaacccccccacccccccaaaaaaacaaaaccaaaacaaagaaaccctCAGAACCCCTCTATTAATAGTCAGGTTTATAAGATTCGATACAAAACCAATCCCTAAAATTTGACCTGAAACTTTGTCACATCAGGAGTCTCTGTAACGACTCTGTGTtcgcacagtgcctagcacaatggggtcctttcTTGGTTGGCTCTTAGGCACTGCCATAATAAacacatgaaataaaaaaaaaaaaaaaaaatctaatagatCAAATAAAATTGCAATGGAATCTCTGAATACAGAACAGTTGCTTAAGGCAACAGTTTGCCATTGGAGATAGTTCTTAGTGCAGGCTGCACTGTCATGTAGATTAAAAACTGATGTGCATTATATGAATTAttggcacacacacaaacaataaGAATTTCTATTGCAGTTTCTTCATGTTGAAGATTAACATGGCATCTTGTCAGAGGGTAGCTGGCCCTTCTAAAGGGAGATAGGTCACAGTCCACTATGATGGCAGCTTATTTGCCTCCACAGTGAAGAAACTGAACTGTCACCTGACTGACAGCCATGTGACTAAACCAGGCCTCCAGGGCTGGCCTCTGAGGAGGCCAGAAAAACAGAGGCCTATAGATAGCCAAAGGGGCTTAGGGGACAGTCTGCAGAGTGAAGCTGTAGGATGAGAGAGTCTCCTGCTTTGGTCCATAAGGAAGGGAGTTATGGTTGAGCAGAAACCCCCAGCTGCAGGTTTAGTTTTCCTTTTGGAGAGAAGACAAAGAAAGCAGGATCGACATTGTCTCTTCTCCAGAGGCTCAGAGAACCATCAGAGGCAAGACCTCAGGGAtgaggggctgggcccagcttaAGATGGGGTAGAAGAACTTGTGATTATTTTGAACTTTACGTTATTTAAACCAAACCCAAAGAAGGGCCACCAGACTCATTAAAGGTGctttttggagatggggggaaggagagggggagaaatggggggggggttagagtTATTGAGGAATCAAGAGGGGAAACTGCGGTAGGGTGCAGTAAAAAGTCACCCCTGGCCACAAGAGGACACATAGGAAGCAGCTGATCCTGTTACCCCATTACCTCCAAAATCTAAGATAGTTATTGGCCTGTCCGTGAACTCACCTGGCCTCTGTAATTGAAGCAGTTCTTATTGAAGATAGAGTTAATCTGGGGATCTTGAAGAGCACTAAACAGTAGCGTTTGACGATAATACTTTGACCAGTTATTCAGATTCAGCATGCGCACTCGTGAAAAATCTACACCATGGGACTCCAAAGGAAGGAGGCTGAGGTGGTTCATCAGGtgctttaaataaaaagagaaacagaTACATGTGACTTTAGACCACGAACGCACACTTGGCAAGTAAGTTAACTGCACTGTGAAAGTGAGAGGAAATGAACAACTCAGCCGATAGCATAACAGACTAGCAGCCTCCCAAAACACAGCTTTCTGGATCCTGCTCACTCATTGATGAACGGTAATTTAATTAGGCCCTGTAAAAAGAAATCTAGTAGAAGTCGTCATTAGCTCCTCAGACTTTAGAAGCTTAAAGTGAGGTAGATTTCATTTTTGGTATGGTCCCAGCTCCTGATTTCTTTCCCATGTGGGACCAGTTCCAGAAACTCTAGACTTAATCAATAAAGCCCACGTGGAACCCACATAGCACACAGTGAGAGTTATGAACACAGATGGTGAACTCATCCCTGTGCACAGGAGACAGCACCAGGCTTATGTGCcacaacattgaatttcactctGAGAAACATCTGGATTGGCATCAATGAATGCCTTTCCCCCCCCAGGACACGATACTTAAAAAAGACACTCTCCAAGCTCACTTCTGAAAGCACAGTGTTAACGGTGCTTCTTAAATCTCAGGAATTTATACCTGGGCACCTTAGTAGGGTGTTTCAGTCCAGCAGTCTCATGGAAATCTGCTTTGTTTTAATATACTGAACAACGTATTTTTCCCCAAAAGATACAGAGCTAACATTTTAAGTAATAATTCAAGGAGTGTTTATGAATTACCTAAATTCGGCAACCATCGGGATGCTAATCCTCCTAAGCCAAATTCCAAGGCAGACAGAAAGTAACTTCCTTCCCAAGTTCTACACATAGTTACAATCAGATACAGTATTCTACTTTATTTTCTGACCTGAAATGTTGTCTAATGTTATTATAAGCTGTCATAAAGCTGCTACGTTCCCTCCCAGAAGTGAATGAAGCAATCCCTGTTATCTTCCTCATAGGGTTGTTCCAAGATTTAATCAACAGTTGTGAAAGTCTTCACAGAACTTTGGATAAAATGTGCTACTGAAATGCCAAATATTGAGACCTACAGAGTAAAAGTGCTGAGTATTACTGAAATCCAAGGAGTATAATAGGCCTAGCAGACTTCAGCATGCATCTGTCATTCCAGGACAAAATTACTTTTAGTATGGGAAAATATTAGTGAGATGAAACATTATtaagtgggggaagagagagagagaaaatgaacatTTGACACAGAGTTTATTGCTAGGGATGAATTACATCACTAGTTAGACATAGTATAGCAAGTCAAACAAAGTAATATTGGGTGAAAAAACCTACCAGAATATGCTCCCAATTCTGCATCAGGTAAACATCTGCTTGATCAATTATAAGAATTTCTATCGAGGAGAGGAAATCaaaatctctcttcttttctccctctgccccaatAATGGTCCTCAAgccaaggggagaggcaatgaTGATATCAGAAGAGTAAAATGGTGCATATAATCGCATGCTCTTTTGAAGAATAGCAACCCCTGtccaataaaaaacaaacagcagtatTTTCTTAGTATGTTTGACTTTTTGATCACTgtacttccttcccccccaccccaaagggtCATGCAATGAAAAAACCCAcaattctctctccttctcccccacccccacagtttATAGCCTTCCCCTTTAAATCTTGTTGTAATCATTATCTTACTCTGTCCAAGGAGGACTAGATGGagcacctttaaaaatatatcaatacCATTCACAGATCCATAGGTTACTAAAACACAACACTCCACTCCTTCATAAAGGCAGGATGACCCATTCTGCTCTCAATTCCATCAATGTCAGTTTGGAGTAACTTTATGGACACTGGTTCTACACTAGCATGATATATCAGGCATGCTGGGCTGACCTAGGTACTGTTTCTTTTGTACAAAAATAAAGCGATGAGTTAATTATCCAGGTCATGACTACACCATTGATGGTATTTGGGCCCACAGCTTTCTGTGCCCGAGTTAGACACTTTGGGTAGAATTCCTGACTTAACggcaaaatcccactgacttcaacagggccagggtttcaccttttgtattttaaaagctcCTCACTGGAAATCAAGCCAAAGAAATAAGCTACCAGAGGGCATAAACACACAAGACAGAGTTGCAATTCAATGCAACAAAAACattgacaaatattttgtaaaaatattaaaaataataatgaactaGTAGAGTTTAAAATGCATTCCCTATCCATACTAAAAAGGATTTTAGTGTCTAGATAATATGGTGATGGATGCCATCATAATGTCATCTGTCATCTTGCAGCAGCAATTTCCTCTCTATTCAGATGTGCATTTCTTCACAGCAGTAGGTGAATCAGACAGGTTTTTGCATGGGATTGGCTGTTGGAGAGTGATttggctgcagaaagcagcgTAACACTCAGTAAATCACAGCTATTCACTGGTGATGGGGCAAATGCTTGCATTTCCCACGACATTATCGAACATCTTAAGGCCGATTTATCTTTCAAGGAACAATAATTTTAAGAGCCTCTTCTTATCTGTCTAGGTAAGTTTGAACAACTATCTACTCCTCATGGCATCAAGCCACAAGCTAATTCTCTGCATACCATGCTACCCAGCCAGCATGAAGTTTCAATTTATTAAACAGTCTGGACATTTTCTCCTCAACTAGTATTCACACTCACTGCCCATCCTTTGCATGCATGAAAACTCTGCTGGAAATCATATGCAATACAATAGAAAATTGCTCTGCTCATTACAGAATTTCTAATTTTCCTCAGGCCATTACTGATTAATAACTTCAGTGCAAACAAACTGCTTTAAAACATAAATCAGGAGAAACTATAGTCATTAGAGGTGGAAGAGGTCGATTATATCAAGTCCATCCTTTCTCAGTTGCAATGTGGATTCCCCCAGCTGCAATAAAAGATGCACGgggttttaaaattatattacacTTGATCTTAACCAGAAAAAGATTTCATAATGttattttaccaaaaaaaaaaccaaaaaaaaacaaaaaaaaaccttgacctgggtgaaattttcaagaGTACCTAAACTGCATTTTCAAGAGTGATTtaggaatttaggagcctaagtttaaTTGGAAGTCAACAGaaattaggcttctaagtcatttAGGAAAACTGTATCCCTGCTCTTTAATTTTTAGAACTAAAATACTGATCAAATGATTTTATTACCTATCCTGAAATGATCATCGATGTTGCCTGAAAACACAGCTTCATAATCTTCAGGTCTTTTCAGGTTGGGAGGTTTCTCATCTGGATCAGAACCAAACTCCCCTTTGAAGCGCTTTTTGTTACTTACATCTATTCGTTTTTTACTCTCTGACTCAAGGAGGCTGATGAAAATCTGCACCACCCGTAAGGCAGATTCACGGAAGGGCACTACTATCAGCACCTGTATGGACCAACACAATTACAAAAGGATAACTTTCCTCGGTAACGAGGTCTTCTCTAGAGAAGAAGGGAATGCACATCATCCTATGAACCACAAAAAATACAAAGATGcctgaattttatttattattacacatAGTACCCATTACTGTGCCATCTGGATTAAAGGAAATATAGGTCCCTTGCAAACAAATTCTAAGGTAGAGGTTTGTGCCTGAGTGATGAAAGCCTGACTGAACAGATATGATTGGGTCCTGAAGCTGGCTCAgtgaagtgcttcaaaatgcaCTTCCACTAAAACAGGCCTTAGCTGCTGGCTTCCAAACACCTTATTGAGAGTCAGCTATAAATAACTCAGCTGGAACAGGAAATGCAATGAGTAAACTTAAGCCCCTTTTCTGTGAGCAAAGAGGAACCATTGGAAGTGGAACCTGTGAAGTTCTGCTGTACAATGGATGGGGCTAGATGCCCAGGTGCTTACTCCCAACTGTGGTCTGGAGCTCAGCTCTGCAAAGGGCACTGTGGTCATTAGCATGCAGGACATGGACAAGACATGGGCCACTGGCACCAGAGGATTTTCCATTCTGCAGATCCTTCTATTCTCCCCACACAAGCTAGCAAAGCCCTGCACACAGATTATCCAGCCAAATGGCGGGAGTTGCCTCTACACAGCTACTTGGACTTGGTGCTGTATTTGGATCTAAGTTTGGTTCTAGTAAAAAACCCACTCAAAATACCTAAATACTAATATCTAAATAAActaatagaaggaaaaaaaaaacaaaccagatgaTTTTAAAAGGTAATTAGTCCACAACGTACTGTGACAATCCAACACTGGAACTTTTAAACCAGGCCACTTACACTTCTAGTGACAAATCAGTGCAAACTGAATCCAGCTGTCCATCAATCAGTTTATGGCGGCTTAGTGACATTTTCC is from Dermochelys coriacea isolate rDerCor1 chromosome 3, rDerCor1.pri.v4, whole genome shotgun sequence and encodes:
- the UTP25 gene encoding U3 small nucleolar RNA-associated protein 25 homolog isoform X1 yields the protein MGKRKPPRHPLVGRLSKKQKKHLKEFGEAHPFYDKVSGREETTEICELSENSDHSSAESDGESEPEQVSVYHKLLATFKTVPDANNEEYDENESEESDESDEEETGSEESQEGEDGDYTAGEDENDVQDQKEAKDTAKQMLGQEQADGADTSSDPKLGASEEFTDVKHESEFSLETNFMVEESGDYNADERESSSSVMVSEDPFKQHMNKELEEKEIGNISSSSKSTIQLKWPTLGQLVFSSSLQQPRTFKPDKEADLKRLHLHKTLESTWPKVNSQFLSTLTKQNNHPFTLLQKELFCIMNQYKDLFYPERTALGNGEEVRHAYCLHAMNHILKANAQVLSNNAKRRDQKPAVDNDDFRDQGLTRPKVLIVVPFRESALRVVQIFISLLESESKKRIDVSNKKRFKGEFGSDPDEKPPNLKRPEDYEAVFSGNIDDHFRIGVAILQKSMRLYAPFYSSDIIIASPLGLRTIIGAEGEKKRDFDFLSSIEILIIDQADVYLMQNWEHILHLMNHLSLLPLESHGVDFSRVRMLNLNNWSKYYRQTLLFSALQDPQINSIFNKNCFNYRGQVAVRNVPSIGSISHVVVQLPHVFRRLEAESSVSVIDERFQFFIDKVLPEYRDAIMSHTLIYIPSYFDYVRLRNYFKKEELNFTHICEYTKRSGISRARQFFLKGEKQFLIFTERFHFYKRYLIRGIRNLIFYELPTYPHFYSEVCNMLTATASGEEATWTCTVLYSKYDAQKLAAVVGVDRAAQMLQSKKNVHLFVTGENE
- the UTP25 gene encoding U3 small nucleolar RNA-associated protein 25 homolog isoform X4, which produces MLGQEQADGADTSSDPKLGASEEFTDVKHESEFSLETNFMVEESGDYNADERESSSSVMVSEDPFKQHMNKELEEKEIGNISSSSKSTIQLKWPTLGQLVFSSSLQQPRTFKPDKEADLKRLHLHKTLESTWPKVNSQFLSTLTKQNNHPFTLLQKELFCIMNQYKDLFYPERTALGNGEEVRHAYCLHAMNHILKANAQVLSNNAKRRDQKPAVDNDDFRDQGLTRPKVLIVVPFRESALRVVQIFISLLESESKKRIDVSNKKRFKGEFGSDPDEKPPNLKRPEDYEAVFSGNIDDHFRIGVAILQKSMRLYAPFYSSDIIIASPLGLRTIIGAEGEKKRDFDFLSSIEILIIDQADVYLMQNWEHILHLMNHLSLLPLESHGVDFSRVRMLNLNNWSKYYRQTLLFSALQDPQINSIFNKNCFNYRGQVAVRNVPSIGSISHVVVQLPHVFRRLEAESSVSVIDERFQFFIDKVLPEYRDAIMSHTLIYIPSYFDYVRLRNYFKKEELNFTHICEYTKRSGISRARQFFLKGEKQFLIFTERFHFYKRYLIRGIRNLIFYELPTYPHFYSEVCNMLTATASGEEATWTCTVLYSKYDAQKLAAVVGVDRAAQMLQSKKNVHLFVTGENE